The Williamsia sp. DF01-3 genome has a window encoding:
- the coaD gene encoding pantetheine-phosphate adenylyltransferase encodes MSGAVCPGSFDPVTSGHLFVFERAAARFDELVITVMVNPKKSGLFTIPERIALLQETTSHLPNVRVDSWQGLLVDYVRSQGMDTIVKGLRGAVDFEYELPMAQMNRDLTGAETIFMLTDPRLAHVSSSLVKEVATLGGPVTEFLPPVVHEQLLAKLSAR; translated from the coding sequence ATGTCGGGAGCTGTCTGTCCGGGTTCATTCGACCCGGTGACCTCGGGTCATCTGTTCGTCTTCGAGCGGGCAGCCGCCCGGTTCGATGAGCTGGTGATCACCGTGATGGTCAATCCGAAGAAGAGTGGTCTCTTCACGATCCCTGAACGCATTGCTCTCCTGCAGGAGACCACCTCTCACCTGCCCAACGTCCGGGTCGACAGCTGGCAGGGATTGCTCGTGGACTATGTGCGTTCGCAGGGGATGGACACGATCGTGAAGGGCCTGCGCGGCGCCGTGGACTTCGAATACGAGCTGCCGATGGCGCAGATGAACCGGGATCTGACCGGGGCCGAGACCATTTTCATGCTGACCGACCCGCGTCTGGCCCATGTCTCGAGCTCACTGGTGAAGGAAGTCGCCACCCTCGGTGGACCGGTCACCGAGTTCCTGCCGCCGGTGGTCCACGAGCAGCTGCTCGCCAAACTCTCCGCTCGCTGA